From a single Rutidosis leptorrhynchoides isolate AG116_Rl617_1_P2 chromosome 5, CSIRO_AGI_Rlap_v1, whole genome shotgun sequence genomic region:
- the LOC139847151 gene encoding ubiquitin-like-specific protease 1D isoform X1, with protein sequence MEIDEQNNGCNGIKRGKPLDIDYDNLLDSGDDDPPPEIIITSSKKPVDVTGGSTETDTLENREHDTELMMKTDREINEFISRQKRMVKISDKLPDRGEKLKATVRRYEAELERRIQAKLTKVENGSKETIQLSDHSDDGGSCGNKKGGQNSASASRFTKRFLSKLMEDQDSRTVNAFEKDLCVINPCQGRKVKLKTILGKGGSKTGLSRPVDSKRQIISDDDKKDGDSTTAKLEPNSPKDTPSRNLRPRQKRSYHLVDEDIETTLQYVEKLDPSMKDVKVYYPSRDDPDPVEVNSNDMECLLPEACLSSTIINFYIRYLQQPTPSSESSTSSYHFFNTYFYNKLAKLSYKEDSFLKFRKWWKGVSLFEKAFIVLPVHESAHWSLVIICVPTKADELGPILLHFDSLGLHDSTSLFDNIKRFLKEEWNYLRKSEAHLNIPIADEIWETLDRRMDHKRVMVPQQKNEYDCGLFILFYLELFIKKAPERFRKKDLSMFGKQWFRAQEASKSRVKIYDLLVQEFKKAKKANECSPSPEI encoded by the exons ATGGAAATCGACGAACAAAATAACGGTTGCAACGGAATAAAAAGGGGGAAAcctttggatattgactatgacaacctGTTAGACTCCGGCGATGACGATCCTCCGCCGGAAATTATCATTACATCAAGCAAAAAACCGGTGGACGTTACCGGCGGTAGTACGGAAACTGACACACTCGAAAATCGAGAACATGATACTGAACTAATGATGAAAACTGACCGTGAAATCAACGAGTTTATATCAAGACAAAAAAGAATGGTTAAAATATCTGATAAGTTGCCTGATAGAGGCGAAAAGCTTAAAGCAACTGTCAGGCGATACGAAGCCGAACTCGAAAGAAGGATTCAAGCTAAATTGACGAAG GTGGAGAATGGAAGTAAGGAGACAATTCAGCTTTCGGATCATAGTGATGATG GTGGATCGTGTGGCAACAAGAAAGGTGGTCAGAATTCTGCATCTGCTTCAAGATTCACCAAACGTTTTTTGAGTAAGCTGATGGAAGAT CAAGATTCTAGGACTGTCAATGCATTCGAAAAAGATTTGTGTGTTATCAATCCTTGTCAAGGGAGAAAAGTGAAGTTGAAGACTATTTTGGGGAAGGGAGGATCCAAAACAGGATTATCGCGTCCAGTAGATAGTAAGAGACAGATAATTTCCGATGACGATAAAAAAGATGGCGATTCTACTACTGCTAAATTAGA GCCAAACTCTCCAAAAGATACACCATCAAGAAATTTAAGACCTAGACAA AAACGGAGTTATCATTTAGTGGATGAAGATATCGAGACTACATTACAGTATGTTGAAAAATTGGATCCAAG TATGAAAGATGTTAAAGTCTACTACCCATCAAG GGATGACCCTGATCCAGTTGAAGTTAATTCTAATGACATGGAATGTCTTTTGCCTGAAGCATGTCTTTCGTCCACTATAATCAATTTTTATATAAG ATACCTTCAGCAGCCCACACCTTCGTCTGAGAGTTCCACAAGCAGTTATCATTTCTTCAACACATACTTTTATAACAAGTTGGCGAAG TTGAGCTACAAGGAAGATTCATTTCTTAAGTTCAGAAAGTGGTGGAAAGGTGTTAGCTTATTCGAGAAAGCCTTCATAGTTCTCCCCGTTCATGAAAG TGCGCATTGGAGTTTGGTGATAATATGTGTACCTACAAAAGCAGATGAATTAGGGCCAATTTTGCTTCATTTCGACTCACTTGGGCTACATGACAGTACATCACTTTTTGATAACATTAAAAG ATTTCTGAAAGAAGAATGGAACTACCTAAGAAAATCAGAAGCTCATTTGAATATTCCGATTGCAGATGAAATTTGGGAGACTCTTGACCGTAGAATGGATCACAAAAGGGTTATG GTTCCACAACAAAAGAATGAATATGACTGTGGGCTCTTTATTTTGTTCTATTTGGAACTTTTCATCAAAAAAGCTCCCGAGAGGTTTAGGAAAAAAGATTTATCAATG TTTGGTAAGCAATGGTTTCGCGCTCAAGAAGCATCCAAATCAAGAGTAAAAATATATGATCTACTTGTACAAGAGTTCAAGAAAGCTAAAAAGGCAAATGAATGCTCCCCGTCTCCCGAGATTTAG